A region of Spiroplasma endosymbiont of Crioceris asparagi DNA encodes the following proteins:
- the pstA gene encoding phosphate ABC transporter permease PstA encodes MQIKNWFKTSGFKKSKNDGIFKLFLISITSFVLLFLTLIILFIFIKSIHVFKEVKIWKFIFSDNWNPGKDNSSTATYGILGIIISTIVMLAFALIIAIPLTIFSSLYICEYMSERGRRIIITITQLLAGIPSVVFGLFAVSHIGNLMVSLGAKTPGNLMTASVTLAFMSLPTMITLSVNGIAAVPESYRFASIGLGISKEATTMKIIFKSALPKIITAIVMGMARIIGETMAVILVAGNSAGGLNTSNGFGGFIFSSLRTLSGTIGIEILENSGKTHESALYAIGLILFIVIIIINLIVLSLSRMNAKKSSRISARKKSHKNYQHWTYKYKRLIINKKKLGLDEQRMSLLMKTSGENKLSKTMYSWFYKILMLTSLFIIVAFTLWIIFSIIFNGVAGFQFSAFNSISGSGSQDGIISTILVTILLVITTMIFALPLALFSAIYFNEYANKKAFFTKFLRFAINILASTPSIVFGIFGLTLFLITMHIPMSVLAAGLTMTMVVLPTLIITFEDGLSDVPMEYREAAYGMGIRKIKVIFLIILPSATRGIVTGTILTISRIIGESAPVYLTLGTTVRMPSEGLLSPGATLTTKIYMLASEGTGNNSLGIAYQMSLIIILIIFGLNWLSRYLAEKLDPLKKPIPVKERIKLAQQRIERLFSKNTIISINKWFIKKSKSIKLLFNHNRNKTIIKNAKERKKIIKTIIEEEEDDNG; translated from the coding sequence ATGCAAATTAAAAATTGATTTAAAACTTCAGGATTTAAAAAGTCAAAAAACGACGGTATTTTTAAGTTATTTTTAATATCAATTACAAGCTTTGTTTTGTTGTTTTTAACATTGATTATTTTATTTATATTTATTAAATCAATCCATGTATTTAAAGAAGTAAAGATTTGAAAATTTATTTTTTCAGATAATTGAAATCCGGGAAAAGATAATTCGTCAACTGCCACATATGGAATTCTAGGAATTATAATTTCTACAATTGTAATGTTGGCTTTTGCATTAATAATTGCAATACCATTAACAATATTTTCATCACTTTATATATGTGAATATATGAGTGAGCGTGGAAGAAGAATTATTATTACTATTACTCAATTATTAGCCGGTATTCCTTCAGTTGTATTTGGGTTGTTTGCTGTAAGTCATATTGGTAATCTAATGGTATCTTTAGGAGCAAAAACTCCTGGAAATTTAATGACAGCTTCAGTTACATTGGCCTTTATGTCGCTACCAACAATGATCACATTATCAGTAAATGGAATTGCCGCAGTTCCAGAATCATATCGTTTTGCTTCAATTGGTTTGGGGATTTCTAAAGAAGCAACCACAATGAAAATTATTTTTAAATCAGCGTTGCCTAAAATTATTACAGCTATTGTTATGGGAATGGCAAGAATCATTGGAGAAACAATGGCTGTAATTCTTGTTGCTGGTAATTCGGCTGGTGGGTTAAATACAAGTAATGGATTTGGTGGATTTATATTTTCTTCACTAAGAACACTTTCAGGAACTATTGGAATTGAAATATTAGAAAATTCAGGAAAAACTCATGAATCCGCTCTTTATGCCATTGGATTAATTTTATTTATTGTAATCATTATTATTAATTTAATAGTTTTAAGTTTATCAAGAATGAATGCAAAAAAAAGTTCAAGAATTTCAGCAAGAAAAAAATCACATAAAAATTATCAACACTGAACATATAAATATAAAAGATTAATTATTAATAAAAAGAAACTTGGACTTGATGAACAAAGAATGAGTTTATTAATGAAAACAAGTGGTGAAAATAAATTATCAAAAACAATGTATAGTTGATTTTATAAAATACTAATGTTAACTTCATTATTTATTATTGTTGCTTTTACACTATGAATTATTTTTTCTATTATCTTTAATGGGGTTGCTGGATTTCAATTTTCTGCATTCAACTCCATAAGTGGTAGTGGCAGTCAAGACGGTATCATTTCTACAATTCTTGTTACAATCTTGCTAGTTATTACAACAATGATATTTGCATTGCCATTAGCATTATTTTCTGCAATATACTTTAATGAATACGCCAACAAAAAAGCATTCTTTACCAAATTCTTAAGATTTGCAATTAACATATTAGCTTCAACGCCATCGATTGTGTTTGGTATATTTGGATTAACCTTATTTTTAATTACAATGCATATTCCTATGTCGGTCTTAGCTGCAGGATTAACAATGACAATGGTTGTCTTGCCCACACTAATAATTACATTTGAAGATGGTTTAAGCGACGTGCCCATGGAATATCGTGAAGCAGCTTATGGTATGGGAATTAGAAAGATTAAAGTAATTTTCTTGATTATTTTACCATCGGCTACAAGGGGAATTGTTACAGGAACAATTTTGACAATTTCAAGAATCATTGGTGAATCAGCTCCGGTGTATTTAACATTAGGAACAACAGTAAGAATGCCAAGTGAAGGATTACTTTCACCAGGAGCTACATTAACAACAAAAATTTATATGTTAGCATCAGAGGGAACTGGTAACAATTCATTAGGAATTGCTTATCAAATGTCATTAATAATTATTTTAATTATTTTTGGATTAAATTGATTAAGTAGATATTTAGCAGAAAAACTTGATCCATTAAAAAAACCAATTCCTGTAAAAGAAAGAATTAAATTAGCTCAACAACGAATTGAACGTTTATTTTCAAAAAACACAATTATTTCAATAAATAAGTGATTTATTAAAAAAAGTAAATCAATTAAATTGCTATTTAATCACAATAGGAATAAAACCATAATAAAGAATGCAAAAGAAAGAAAGAAAATTATTAAAACAATTATAGAAGAGGAGGAGGATGACAATGGATAA
- the pstB gene encoding phosphate ABC transporter ATP-binding protein PstB, whose amino-acid sequence MDKAVKIVEIDSEKELSHKPKKAKIAVSKRKVIIKINNLNFYYKNGKKQSLKNISFDIRENTVTALIGPSGCGKSTLLRNINRMNDLVEGTLSDGEIIIDDKNILDKDINLTDLRNKVGMVFQKANPFPFSIYDNIAFGPRNQGIKNKKILNQIVEDSLRKAALWDDVKDVLSESALGLSGGQQQRLCIARAIAMKPKVLLMDEPTSALDPIATLKVEELILKLKEEYTIIIVTHSMAQAARVSDYTAFLLNGELIEINRTRKMFTNPKHQKTEDYISGRFG is encoded by the coding sequence ATGGATAAAGCAGTTAAAATAGTTGAAATTGATAGTGAAAAAGAATTATCACATAAACCTAAGAAAGCTAAAATAGCAGTTTCCAAAAGAAAAGTTATAATAAAAATTAACAACTTAAATTTTTATTATAAAAATGGTAAAAAACAGTCACTTAAAAATATCTCATTTGATATTAGAGAAAACACAGTTACAGCATTAATTGGTCCATCGGGTTGTGGTAAGTCAACATTATTACGAAACATTAATCGAATGAATGATTTAGTTGAAGGTACACTATCAGATGGTGAAATCATTATTGATGATAAAAATATTTTAGATAAAGATATAAACTTAACGGATCTAAGAAATAAAGTTGGTATGGTATTTCAAAAAGCTAATCCATTTCCTTTCTCAATTTATGACAACATCGCATTCGGCCCAAGAAACCAAGGGATTAAAAATAAAAAAATATTAAATCAAATTGTGGAAGATTCATTAAGAAAGGCAGCACTTTGAGATGATGTTAAAGATGTATTGTCAGAATCGGCATTGGGATTATCTGGGGGACAACAACAACGTCTTTGCATTGCTAGAGCAATTGCCATGAAACCAAAGGTGCTCTTAATGGATGAACCAACATCAGCACTTGATCCAATTGCTACTTTAAAAGTTGAAGAATTAATTTTAAAATTAAAAGAAGAGTACACAATTATTATTGTGACTCACTCAATGGCCCAAGCCGCTAGGGTAAGTGACTATACTGCATTTTTATTAAATGGAGAATTAATTGAAATTAACAGAACAAGAAAAATGTTCACAAACCCAAAACATCAAAAAACAGAAGATTACATTTCAGGAAGATTTGGATAG
- the phoU gene encoding phosphate signaling complex protein PhoU, translating into MSYNKILDNDIKQIKRELNHLIEKTKSQFALTYEALSLNDMVLFQKVIDGDSAINEVQDKYVKQALWKIAKQHMVASDLRLAVGGIIIARDIERIADIAKHICEYAIKHKPAPVDISYISKLFDIINSMLNITSQIIENYNEDLKEQLLKMELEVTKTFSTLHKELAEKTNNLKNSQEIRGNFRIIRQLKDIERIAEYLIGVQETVYFIKNGKFVDTERPIIQEEIIKTEKK; encoded by the coding sequence ATGTCATATAATAAAATTTTAGATAACGATATTAAACAAATCAAAAGAGAATTAAATCATCTTATTGAAAAAACTAAATCACAATTCGCCTTAACTTATGAAGCATTATCACTAAATGATATGGTTTTATTTCAAAAAGTTATTGATGGTGATAGTGCCATTAATGAAGTGCAAGATAAATATGTTAAACAAGCATTATGAAAAATTGCTAAACAGCATATGGTGGCCTCTGATTTAAGATTGGCTGTTGGGGGAATTATTATTGCGCGTGATATTGAAAGAATTGCCGATATTGCCAAACACATTTGTGAATATGCAATAAAACATAAACCAGCACCAGTTGACATTAGTTACATTTCAAAACTATTTGATATTATTAACTCAATGTTAAACATAACTTCACAAATTATTGAAAATTATAATGAAGATTTAAAAGAACAATTATTAAAAATGGAACTAGAAGTTACAAAAACATTTAGTACTTTACATAAAGAATTAGCAGAAAAAACAAATAATTTAAAAAACTCACAAGAAATTAGAGGGAATTTTAGAATAATAAGACAGCTTAAAGATATTGAAAGAATTGCAGAATATTTAATTGGTGTTCAAGAAACTGTGTACTTTATTAAAAATGGAAAATTTGTCGACACTGAAAGACCTATCATTCAAGAAGAAATAATAAAAACAGAAAAAAAATAA
- the ftsY gene encoding signal recognition particle-docking protein FtsY encodes MGFWSKLKERRSEKKEIKKHYKENKSTLTFSKEIKGLSKKYKKVNEEYFEDLENILIKTDMGIKMVLEITKNIRKKVKKDSSTEFIKELIAEEIYDAYDRGRYHAEPNLAKEGPTVFLIMGVNGVGKTTSIAKMANYYKNLGKKVLIVAGDTFRAGAVEQLEQWVTNRLTDIDLLKPDKPHQDPASVVFDGVKKAVEENYDMLLIDTAGRLQNKTNLMQELEKIFKIIKRTLPKAPHECFMVIDANTGQNGVVQAKSFSDVAPVTGIILTKMDSTSKGGIALCIKDLINIPVKFVGFGESVGDLKPFNLDDYVFELTSGFMEDDNEN; translated from the coding sequence ATGGGATTTTGATCAAAATTAAAAGAACGTCGTTCAGAAAAAAAAGAAATTAAAAAGCATTACAAAGAAAATAAGAGTACTTTAACTTTTTCTAAAGAAATCAAAGGGCTTTCAAAAAAATATAAAAAAGTAAATGAAGAATATTTTGAAGACTTAGAAAACATTTTAATTAAAACTGATATGGGAATAAAGATGGTTTTAGAAATTACTAAAAACATTCGTAAAAAAGTGAAAAAAGATTCATCAACAGAATTTATTAAAGAATTAATTGCTGAAGAAATCTATGATGCTTATGATAGGGGTAGATATCATGCTGAACCAAATTTAGCAAAAGAAGGACCAACAGTTTTTTTAATTATGGGTGTTAATGGTGTTGGTAAAACTACTTCAATTGCCAAAATGGCAAACTACTATAAAAATTTAGGAAAAAAAGTTTTAATTGTTGCGGGTGATACATTTAGAGCGGGTGCTGTTGAACAACTAGAACAATGAGTGACAAATCGTTTAACTGACATTGATTTATTGAAACCAGATAAACCACACCAAGATCCAGCAAGCGTTGTCTTTGATGGTGTTAAAAAAGCGGTTGAAGAAAATTATGATATGTTGTTAATTGATACTGCTGGTCGTTTGCAAAACAAAACTAACCTAATGCAAGAACTAGAAAAAATCTTTAAAATTATTAAACGTACATTACCGAAAGCTCCCCATGAATGTTTCATGGTAATTGATGCTAATACTGGACAAAATGGTGTGGTACAAGCTAAATCATTTTCTGATGTGGCACCAGTAACGGGGATTATTTTAACTAAAATGGATTCAACATCAAAAGGTGGAATTGCTTTATGCATTAAAGACTTAATTAATATTCCAGTAAAATTTGTGGGATTTGGTGAAAGTGTTGGTGATTTAAAACCATTTAATTTAGATGATTATGTTTTTGAATTAACAAGTGGATTTATGGAGGATGATAATGAAAATTAG
- the ylxM gene encoding YlxM family DNA-binding protein, which translates to MKISNDFDKSLETIQLYDFYKSLLSLKQQKYFEMYYIEDYSLSEIANEFKISKNAIYDSLSKTKLYLEDLETKISMKKTIYDLKDCASKTNENNYKELLKRIEEI; encoded by the coding sequence ATGAAAATTAGTAATGATTTTGATAAATCTCTAGAAACAATCCAACTATATGATTTTTATAAATCATTGTTATCTTTAAAACAACAAAAATATTTTGAAATGTATTACATTGAAGATTATTCATTATCAGAAATTGCCAATGAATTTAAGATTAGCAAAAACGCGATTTATGACAGTTTAAGTAAAACAAAATTATATTTAGAAGATCTTGAAACAAAAATAAGTATGAAAAAAACAATTTATGATTTAAAAGATTGCGCAAGTAAAACAAATGAAAATAATTATAAAGAATTATTAAAAAGAATTGAGGAAATATAA
- a CDS encoding TIGR00282 family metallophosphoesterase: protein MLKILFIGDIFGKVGRDTVDTLLHEIISKDNIDLVIANSENVTHGRGMSLQHYNKLMESGIDIFTGGNHTFDNQDVYEYIDNQNFIRPANYNRFVAGKGTEVFSYKGINIRVTNILGRAFINANTNNFYEVMDDILEQDNSDIHIIDFHGEATAEKIAFFATYNGMVDAILGTHTHVQTADEQIKNNTAYISDVGATCALDSVIGANKKEVLFKEKVGLPIRFRSASGEGQFCAVKLTFDNENKIENIERVYIKNI, encoded by the coding sequence ATGCTAAAAATTTTGTTTATTGGAGATATATTTGGAAAAGTTGGGAGGGATACAGTTGACACTCTTTTACATGAAATTATTTCCAAAGATAACATTGATTTAGTAATAGCAAATTCAGAAAATGTAACACATGGTCGTGGCATGAGTTTGCAACATTATAATAAATTAATGGAATCAGGAATTGATATTTTTACTGGTGGTAATCATACATTTGACAATCAAGATGTTTACGAATATATTGATAATCAAAACTTTATAAGACCAGCAAATTATAATCGTTTTGTTGCTGGTAAAGGAACTGAAGTATTTTCTTATAAAGGAATTAATATTAGAGTAACAAATATCTTGGGTAGAGCTTTTATTAATGCCAATACTAACAACTTTTATGAAGTGATGGATGATATTTTAGAACAAGATAATTCTGATATTCATATTATTGATTTTCATGGTGAAGCAACTGCTGAAAAAATTGCTTTCTTTGCTACATACAATGGAATGGTAGATGCTATTCTAGGAACTCACACACATGTTCAAACAGCTGATGAACAAATAAAAAACAATACTGCATACATTAGTGATGTTGGTGCAACTTGTGCTCTTGATTCAGTTATTGGGGCAAATAAAAAAGAAGTTTTATTTAAAGAAAAAGTTGGTCTTCCAATAAGATTTCGTTCAGCTTCAGGTGAAGGACAATTTTGTGCAGTTAAATTAACTTTTGACAATGAAAATAAAATTGAAAATATCGAACGAGTTTATATTAAAAATATTTAA
- the metK gene encoding methionine adenosyltransferase — protein MKILFTSESVSEGHPDKICDQVSDAILDECLKQDKLSRVACEVFICDQKMIIGGEITTSAKIDYDKIAREVIKKIGYEDETIGCDWRTLKIEVMVNTQSPDIALGLKNEDDLGAGDQGIMFGYATNETDSYMPLAIKLAHELAQEASRLRKSGKFKWAKPDMKTQFTIDYTNKNEIKIDTVLISVQHDKEYIEAEFKNYIKNEIISKIAKKYNLNNDYKVLINPTGQFIIGGPKGDAGLTGRKIIVDSYGGYARHGGGAFSGKDATKVDRSACYMARYAAKNLVAAGFADKLEIQISYAIGKPQPVSIFVETFGTNKVSMEKIYQAVNDNFDFSVSNIIRTLNLRTPIFSQTSTYGHFGKEELPWEKLNLVNKLKKYL, from the coding sequence ATGAAAATATTATTTACAAGTGAATCTGTTTCAGAAGGACACCCAGATAAAATTTGTGATCAAGTATCTGATGCAATCTTAGATGAATGTTTAAAACAAGATAAATTATCACGTGTAGCGTGTGAAGTATTTATTTGTGATCAGAAAATGATTATTGGTGGAGAAATTACAACTAGTGCCAAAATTGATTATGACAAAATTGCTCGTGAAGTAATTAAAAAGATTGGTTATGAAGATGAAACAATTGGTTGTGATTGAAGAACTTTAAAAATTGAAGTTATGGTAAATACACAATCACCCGACATTGCCTTAGGATTAAAAAATGAAGATGATTTAGGAGCTGGCGATCAAGGGATTATGTTTGGTTATGCCACTAATGAAACTGATTCTTATATGCCCTTAGCAATTAAACTTGCGCACGAATTAGCCCAGGAAGCTTCACGATTACGTAAAAGCGGAAAATTTAAATGAGCAAAGCCGGATATGAAAACTCAGTTTACAATTGACTATACAAATAAAAATGAAATTAAAATTGATACAGTTTTAATTTCAGTCCAACATGACAAAGAATATATTGAAGCAGAATTTAAAAATTATATTAAAAATGAAATCATTTCAAAAATTGCAAAAAAATATAATTTAAATAACGATTATAAAGTTTTAATTAATCCAACTGGACAATTTATTATTGGCGGTCCAAAAGGGGATGCTGGATTAACTGGAAGAAAAATTATTGTTGATTCATATGGGGGATATGCTCGTCATGGTGGCGGTGCTTTTAGTGGTAAGGATGCCACTAAGGTTGATAGATCAGCATGTTATATGGCAAGATATGCAGCTAAAAATTTAGTAGCAGCTGGTTTTGCTGATAAATTAGAAATTCAAATATCTTATGCGATTGGTAAACCACAACCTGTGTCAATTTTTGTAGAAACTTTTGGAACTAATAAGGTATCTATGGAAAAAATTTATCAAGCAGTCAATGATAATTTTGATTTTAGTGTTTCTAACATTATTAGAACATTAAACTTAAGAACTCCAATTTTTTCACAAACAAGTACTTATGGTCACTTTGGTAAAGAAGAATTACCATGAGAAAAATTAAATTTAGTCAACAAACTAAAAAAATACTTATAA
- a CDS encoding copper homeostasis protein CutC: MLLEVIAYNLEDVKKINQSNASRIELVRDIDKEGLSPSKELILEACEISNIPINVMVRETWDSFVYSDEEFEKLLNEIDFIKTTAVNGIVFGSLTTENKINEKQLAEVIKRKEHLEITFHKAFDLVDDFTNQYNLLQKYNVTNVLTTCGASFEANQDKIKELAKINNPKVLIGGGINETNFKAAMRISQNVHIGKLARKNNDINNEIDVDKINKLFKGK; this comes from the coding sequence ATGTTGTTAGAAGTCATTGCATATAATCTTGAAGATGTTAAAAAAATTAATCAATCAAATGCTAGTAGGATTGAACTAGTCAGAGATATTGATAAAGAGGGTTTAAGTCCCAGTAAAGAACTAATTTTAGAAGCTTGTGAAATTTCTAATATTCCTATTAACGTAATGGTGCGTGAAACTTGAGACTCGTTTGTATATTCAGATGAAGAGTTTGAAAAATTGCTAAATGAAATTGACTTTATTAAAACAACTGCAGTTAATGGAATTGTATTTGGTTCATTAACTACTGAAAATAAAATTAATGAAAAACAATTAGCAGAAGTTATTAAAAGAAAAGAACATTTAGAAATAACATTTCATAAAGCGTTTGATTTAGTCGACGATTTTACAAATCAATATAATTTATTGCAAAAATATAATGTTACAAATGTATTAACAACTTGTGGCGCATCATTTGAAGCTAACCAAGATAAAATTAAAGAATTAGCCAAAATTAATAATCCTAAAGTTTTAATCGGCGGGGGAATTAATGAGACAAATTTCAAAGCAGCGATGAGAATTAGCCAAAATGTACATATTGGAAAACTAGCAAGAAAAAATAATGACATCAATAATGAGATTGATGTTGATAAAATTAACAAACTATTTAAAGGAAAATAA
- a CDS encoding 3'-5' exoribonuclease YhaM family protein — protein sequence MWIKEINKELKEVSFVTRIGKSIAATSNQKTYLILNFVDNTGRIDARLWDSSKEDEEALKSNNYVNVTAEVNVFKGTIQLKVKSYTLITPQRIVEMGYKEADFLITSAIDVEKEYKNLIEELKTFKNKTYSKITLHLLEKHKEKFLKYPGGMFVHHNVVEGLFWHSISLYKLAKQIKPVYSYAKNIDWELVCCGTILHDLGKIFEIKDKQGSDYTNYGKLIGHISIGNQLIFATAQELGLISLETNIDDQKNQDVLKMQHMIIASHGKKEYGSPIEPRIIEAVILSTLDEMDARIYKINDELERAEIDKYTAKVITENGTAYFKHFK from the coding sequence ATGTGAATTAAAGAAATTAATAAAGAATTAAAAGAAGTTTCATTTGTAACTAGAATTGGTAAGTCAATTGCTGCAACTTCAAATCAAAAAACATATCTAATACTTAATTTCGTCGACAATACGGGACGTATTGATGCAAGGTTGTGAGATAGTTCAAAAGAAGATGAAGAAGCCCTTAAATCTAACAATTATGTAAATGTTACTGCCGAAGTTAATGTCTTTAAAGGTACAATTCAATTAAAAGTAAAAAGCTATACTTTAATAACACCTCAAAGAATTGTTGAAATGGGTTATAAAGAAGCAGATTTTTTAATTACTTCTGCAATTGATGTTGAAAAAGAATATAAAAATTTAATTGAAGAATTAAAAACTTTTAAAAATAAAACTTATTCAAAAATAACTTTACATCTATTAGAAAAGCATAAAGAAAAATTTTTAAAATACCCTGGAGGAATGTTTGTTCATCACAATGTAGTTGAAGGATTATTTTGACATTCAATTTCTTTATACAAATTAGCAAAACAAATTAAACCAGTTTACTCATATGCAAAAAATATTGATTGAGAATTAGTTTGTTGTGGAACTATTTTACATGACCTTGGTAAAATCTTTGAAATTAAAGATAAACAAGGAAGCGACTATACAAATTATGGTAAATTAATTGGACACATTTCAATTGGTAATCAACTAATTTTTGCAACAGCACAAGAACTAGGATTAATTTCTTTAGAGACTAATATTGATGATCAAAAAAATCAAGATGTTCTTAAAATGCAACATATGATTATTGCCTCACATGGTAAAAAAGAATATGGTTCACCAATTGAACCACGAATTATCGAAGCGGTCATTCTTTCAACATTAGATGAAATGGATGCAAGAATTTATAAAATTAATGACGAATTAGAAAGAGCTGAAATTGATAAATATACAGCAAAAGTTATTACAGAAAATGGAACAGCATATTTTAAACATTTTAAATAA